ATTAGATAATAAACTATtgagttccaaaaaaaaaaaaagataataaactATTGGTTCTAAGAAATTTCTGGCACCAAATTAAATATCATAAGACTAATAATATTTCTCAATAGTCTTAATTTCCGTAGTAATATATTCCACCAAGAATGTTTTACAACATAACGAAGGTAGTCAATCAATATAGATTGACCACCTGTCCATATTAAACTTCGCTGTATCAAGAGTGGTTGAAGACAAAGCtaatgttctttttcttttattcaatttGAAGGTTGAAGATTTGGCGAAAAAGATGTTACAATGGACTAAGGTTGGCGGGTATATTTTCTTTAGGGAGTCTTGCTTTCATCAGTCTGGTGACAACAAGCGGAAGTACAACCCAACACACTACCGTGAACCCAAGTTTTACACAAAGGTGTGCTATATATATCTGTCTGTTCTTCCCTTTTCTAGAGAATATAAATTCTGAATCCTGCTGCATAAATTCTTTTCCAGCTTTTCAAAGAATGTCACATGAATGACGATCTTGGGAACTCGTACGAATTCTCTTTGGTTAGCTGTAAATGTGTTGGAGCTTATGTGAGAAACAAAAAGAACCAGAACCAGGTAATTAATTAAGATtcttcatattatttattaagcCACCCTTTTGCTGGAATGGGattcatatattaattatacttTTCACAAATTTCAGATCTGCTGGCTTTGGCAGAAGAAAGTCAGTTCGGATAATGACAGAGGATTCCAACGCTTCTTGGACAATGTCCAGTATAAGTCTAGTGGTATCTTACGCTATGAGCGTGTCTTTGGACAGGGGTTTGTAAGCACAGGGGGACTTGGTATACTCCTTAGACATCAAGTTTGTATAACTTTGCAGTGTTGATGAACTTAATGCCTAGCCAAACAACATTTGTATAACTGAAGCTATCTATCTACTTGTCCATTTTTACTATAATGGGAAAGTGAAGCTATCTTTCCTTCCTTCTTATTATAcaatgtttctttttgttttgaccTTTGATATAGAGACGACAAAGGAGTTTGTGGCCAAGCTGGATCTGAAGCCAGGCCAGAAAGTTCTAGATGTTGGATGCGGAATAGGAGGAGGGGACTTCTACATGGCTGAGAACTTTGACGTGGATGTTGTAGGCATTGATCTATCTGTAAACATGATCTCTTTTGCCCTCGAACACGCCATAGGACTCAAATGCTCCGTGGAATTCGAAGTAGCTGATTGCACCAAGAAGGAGTATCCTGATAACACCTTTGATGTTATTTACAGCAGAGACACCATTCTGCATATCCAAGTATATGCTTCCCCATTGTTTTAGCTAAATTTCAGGATAATCGCTTTCTTGTTTTATTTCCATTTTGTAAATGATGGTCTTTACTCTTAGGACAAGCCAGCACTGTTCAGAACATTCTACAAATGGTTGAAGCCTGGAGGGAAAGTTCTCATTACTGATTACTGCAGAAGCCCCAAAACACCATCTCAAGATTTTGCAAACTACATCAAGCAACGAGGCTATGATCTTCATGCTGTACAAACATACGGTCAGGTATACATAGATAGATCCTTTTTCCTCTCTTCCACttaaaagaaccaaaaaaaatcgactAAACCTTTACTTGGGTCAAATAGATGCTGAAAGATGCTGGATTCGATGAGGTAATCGCAGAGGATAGAACCGATCAGGTAAGAAACGATTCTCTACATAACCTTCTTCTGAAAATGACCCACATGCTTAAAAACCAAAGTACTTGCCATCTATTAATTTTTCTGTTTGATTTATTAGTTCATGAAAGTCCTGAAACGTGAACTGGACGCagtggagaaggagaaggatgAATTCATCAGTGACTTCTCTAAGGAGGACTACGAGGATATCGTAGGTGGGTGGAACTCAAAGCTACTCAGGAGCTCAAGTGGTGAACAGAAGTGGGGCTTGTTCATCGCCAAGAAAAACTGATTGTATGGCGtgcttaaaaatttaaaacaaaacataaataaatttggTTATGTAAGATACATCAAAACCAAGTTCCATCTTATCATCTCTTCAAGCTATATATGTTTCTGCTTTTCTTTAATCATATATGTATCATGTATGTATATAGTTTGGTGTTTAGTGTTGTGTTATTTGATATCTGATCTGATCGATCAAGTTTTAAGCAGAAAAATGTTGATGTGTTTTGAATATGATGTGACCCGGTAGCTTTAGTCAGCTGGAAATCCTGTCCAAAAGGATTTTAGGATGCAAAATATTGTCATATATCTTATGTTCTTTTGGTCCTACTGATttatactttgaaatatgaaatcgcctctaataataaaatatctctAATTTGGTGAAAGACGTTGAATTTTTGTGTGGTTTGCTTTATCACTGTATTATATGTTTTCTGTATTATTTCCTCACATCCGTTAAAAGAAAAGCTCGGACTCTTTATTATTGGACGGAAACAGAAACAGTGATACAAAGTGATATAGTAATTCACTTGGAGTTACTACCAAGTATCTCCTGTTACGATACGAAAAAACAACACACGTACGAGTCACGATTATCTTAAGTCTTAGAGAAGGCCAGGATCTCGACTTCAAATCTGATGACATCGTTGACGAGGAAACCTTTGGACGTATCTTTGATATCTGCAAGAGGTATAAGTTTGTCGACACCCCATCCATTTTCTTGTGCATTGGGCCATCCCTCCACTTTAGGAACACatcaaaacataatttaatatcTTTCAAATAAGCCTAATCagtttttcatttattattgGTACTGACCTTGTTTCTCTACATTATTGGATGGGGTCTGGTTAATAACTCTAAACTTGGCTTT
The sequence above is drawn from the Raphanus sativus cultivar WK10039 chromosome 7, ASM80110v3, whole genome shotgun sequence genome and encodes:
- the LOC108814299 gene encoding phosphoethanolamine N-methyltransferase 3, producing MAHIHTNGNISPSFPNSYSGEEREIQKNYWKEHSVGLSVEAMMLDSKAADLDKEERPEILSLLPPIEGETVLEFGAGIGRFTSELAQKAGQVIAVDFIESVIKKNKNINGHYKNVKFMCADVTSPDMKFSDESVDLIFSNWLLMYLSDKEVEDLAKKMLQWTKVGGYIFFRESCFHQSGDNKRKYNPTHYREPKFYTKLFKECHMNDDLGNSYEFSLVSCKCVGAYVRNKKNQNQICWLWQKKVSSDNDRGFQRFLDNVQYKSSGILRYERVFGQGFVSTGGLETTKEFVAKLDLKPGQKVLDVGCGIGGGDFYMAENFDVDVVGIDLSVNMISFALEHAIGLKCSVEFEVADCTKKEYPDNTFDVIYSRDTILHIQDKPALFRTFYKWLKPGGKVLITDYCRSPKTPSQDFANYIKQRGYDLHAVQTYGQMLKDAGFDEVIAEDRTDQFMKVLKRELDAVEKEKDEFISDFSKEDYEDIVGGWNSKLLRSSSGEQKWGLFIAKKN